One genomic segment of Heptranchias perlo isolate sHepPer1 chromosome 3, sHepPer1.hap1, whole genome shotgun sequence includes these proteins:
- the has2 gene encoding hyaluronan synthase 2, with protein sequence MRCKNLTSILRIVGTTLFGLALLLGIAAAYIAGYQFIATDNYYFSFGLYGAILALHLLIQSLFAFLEHRKMKRSLETPIKLNKSVALCIAAYQEDPDYLRKCLLSVKRLTYPGMNVIMVIDGNNEDDLYMMDIFGEIMGRDRSASYVWKSNFHEKGPGESDDSHVESMQYLTGLIRSNKSVCVMQKWGGKREVMYTAFKALGRTVDYVQVCDSDTMLDPAATVEMVKILEEDPMVGGVGGDVQILNKYDSWISFLSSVRYWMAFNIERACQSYFGCVQCISGPLGMYRNDLLHEFMEDWYNQEFLGSQCSFGDDRHLTNRVLSLGYATKYTARSKCLTETPTQYLRWLNQQTRWSKSYFREWLYNALWFHKHHLWMTYEAVITGFFPFFLIATVIQLFYRGRIWNILLFLLTVQLVGLIKSSFASCLRGNIVMIFMSLYSVLYMSSLLPAKMFAIATINKAGWGTSGRKTIVVNFIGLIPVSVWFSILLGGVMYTIYNETRDPFSDSEQTVLIIGAILYACYWVLLLTLYIVLITKCCRRKKEQQYDMVLDV encoded by the exons ATGCGTTGCAAAAATCTGACCTCCATCCTGAGGATAGTGGGGACAACCCTATTTGGTCTTGCTCTTCTGCTGGGAATCGCAGCTGCTTATATCGCAGGGTATCAGTTCATAGCCACAGACAATTACTATTTTTCCTTCGGACTGTATGGGGCCATCTTAGCCCTGCATCTCCTCATTCAAAGCCTCTTCGCATTCTTGGAGCACAGGAAAATGAAACGGTCCCTGGAAACCCCCATAAAGCTGAACAAGTCGGTGGCTCTGTGCATCGCCGCCTATCAGGAAGACCCAGATTACCTGAGGAAGTGTTTGCTGTCTGTCAAAAGGCTGACCTACCCGGGGATGAATGTCATCATGGTCATAGATGGGAATAACGAGGATGATCTGTACATGATGGACATATTCGGCGAGATCATGGGAAGGGATCGATCAGCCAGCTACGTATGGAAAAGCAATTTCCACGAGAAGGGCCCGGGTGAAAGTGACGATTCCCACGTCGAGAGCATGCAATATCTGACAGGGTTGATCAGGTCGAACAAGAGCGTGTGCGTAATGCAGAAGTGGGGAGGTAAACGAGAAGTGATGTACACTGCATTCAAGGCATTGGGGCGCACTGTGGATTACGTGCAA gtgtgtgattCGGATACAATGCTGGATCCCGCTGCAACAGTGGAGATGGTTAAAATTCTGGAGGAGGATCCAATGGTGGGAGGAGTTGGTGGCGATGTCCAG ATTCTCAACAAATACGACTCCTGGATTTCATTCCTTAGTAGCGTCAGGTATTGGATGGCCTTCAACATCGAGAGAGCCTGCCAGTCCTACTTTGGCTGCGTGCAATGCATTAGTGGGCCGTTAGGGATGTACAGGAACGACTTACTCCACGAGTTCATGGAGGACTGGTACAACCAGGAATTTCTGGGCTCGCAGTGTAGCTTTGGGGACGACCGGCACTTGACGAACCGTGTCCTGAGCCTGGGATATGCCACTAAATACACAGCGAGATCGAAATGCCTCACGGAAACCCCTACACAATACCTGAGGTGGCTGAACCAGCAGACGCGCTGGAGCAAATCCTACTTCAGGGAGTGGCTGTACAATGCCCTGTGGTTCCACAAACATCATCTGTGGATGACGTATGAAGCGGTGATCACTGGATTCTTCCCCTTCTTCCTCATAGCCACCGTCATCCAGCTTTTTTACCGAGGGAGGATTTGGAACATTCTTCTGTTTCTACTCACCGTCCAGCTGGTGGGCCTCATCAAATCTTCCTTCGCCAGCTGCCTGAGGGGCAACATTGTGATGATTTTCATGTCTCTTTATTCCGTGCTCTACATGTCAAGTTTACTTCCGGCGAAGATGTTTGCCATCGCGACCATAAACAAAGCAGGCTGGGGGACGTCAGGAAGAAAAACCATTGTGGTGAACTTCATTGGGCTCATCCCGGTATCGGTGTGGTTCAGTATACTTCTGGGAGGGGTGATGTACACCATATACAACGAAACCCGGGATCCCTTTTCTGATTCTGAGCAGACAGTTCTCATTATTGGGGCGATACTATATGCTTGTTACTGGGTCTTGCTGttaactctgtacattgtccttATCACCAAATGCTGCAGGCGGAAAAAGGAGCAACAGTATGACATGGTGCTTGATGTATGA